A single genomic interval of Selenobaculum gibii harbors:
- a CDS encoding DAK2 domain-containing protein gives MAGNKEIITGNDFKCMIAGAYNAFSLEHENINRLNVFPVPDGDTGTNMLRTLGAVARAVAEASETSIGELSKKAATSAIMGARGNSGVILSQIFRGLARGLEGKDTVCSAGLGKAFQYGVLYAYRSVSKPVEGTILTVAKGIAKGAHHAVRADLPIMEILKEAVAGGNRELARTPDLLPALKAAGVVDAGGKGLIVFLEGCIAGLGGDLPTAPEVTFEKSFKAAAKMPAEDFEITRPYCTEFMVKDSTVKAVEARKVLMKMGDSLVVADGGEILKIHIHTDNPGKVLAQGISWGSLHDIKVDNMADQHRSLVIDEEAKEPELKVAVISVAAGEGLAEIMKGLGASIIISGGQSMNPSVEEFVDAINSNIAEKYIILPNNSNIVLAAAQVKKMLGDRVEIVPTVNTPQGLSVLMAFDPSLDIMESVNHMTEAMQGVREAAITQAVRDSKVDGVLVEEGAYLGVIGGKVKLYGDNINKVIVDTVKKISDDECEVVSLYYGKNIKTEDAEAFAEMLEDIFPDLEVEIYAGGQPHYHLLISVE, from the coding sequence TTGGCGGGAAATAAAGAGATTATTACCGGTAATGATTTTAAATGCATGATTGCAGGTGCGTATAATGCATTTTCATTAGAACATGAAAATATTAATCGTTTAAATGTATTTCCAGTACCGGATGGCGATACGGGAACAAATATGCTTCGAACCTTGGGAGCAGTTGCAAGAGCTGTAGCTGAAGCGTCAGAAACTTCTATTGGAGAATTGAGTAAAAAAGCAGCTACAAGTGCGATTATGGGAGCGAGAGGAAATTCCGGGGTTATTTTATCGCAGATTTTTCGCGGTTTAGCACGTGGGTTGGAAGGAAAAGATACCGTTTGTTCAGCTGGTCTGGGGAAAGCGTTTCAATATGGTGTTTTATATGCATATCGTTCAGTATCTAAACCTGTAGAAGGGACGATTTTGACTGTTGCAAAAGGGATTGCAAAAGGTGCTCATCATGCAGTACGCGCTGATTTGCCTATTATGGAGATATTAAAAGAAGCTGTCGCAGGTGGAAATCGTGAATTAGCAAGAACACCTGACTTATTACCAGCACTTAAAGCTGCAGGTGTGGTTGATGCTGGTGGTAAAGGGCTGATTGTTTTTTTAGAAGGATGCATTGCTGGGTTGGGTGGTGACTTACCGACGGCTCCAGAGGTTACTTTTGAAAAAAGTTTTAAAGCAGCAGCAAAGATGCCAGCGGAAGATTTTGAGATTACACGTCCATATTGTACAGAGTTTATGGTAAAAGATTCTACGGTAAAGGCTGTAGAAGCGCGAAAAGTCTTAATGAAAATGGGAGATTCTCTAGTTGTTGCTGATGGCGGCGAAATACTAAAAATTCATATTCATACAGATAATCCAGGCAAAGTATTGGCACAAGGAATTTCTTGGGGTTCTTTACATGATATTAAAGTGGATAATATGGCAGATCAACATCGTAGTTTGGTTATTGATGAAGAAGCAAAAGAACCTGAGCTAAAGGTAGCTGTAATTAGTGTGGCTGCTGGTGAAGGACTGGCTGAGATTATGAAGGGATTAGGTGCCTCGATTATTATTTCGGGTGGACAGTCGATGAATCCGTCAGTAGAGGAATTTGTTGATGCAATCAATAGTAATATTGCTGAAAAATATATTATTTTACCAAATAACAGCAATATCGTTTTGGCGGCGGCTCAAGTAAAGAAAATGCTTGGGGACCGAGTTGAAATTGTTCCTACAGTAAATACTCCGCAAGGGCTATCTGTGCTCATGGCGTTTGATCCATCATTAGATATTATGGAAAGTGTAAATCATATGACTGAAGCGATGCAAGGTGTACGTGAAGCGGCGATTACACAAGCAGTTCGTGATAGTAAAGTCGATGGTGTTTTAGTAGAAGAAGGCGCTTATCTTGGTGTAATTGGTGGTAAAGTAAAATTATATGGTGATAATATTAATAAAGTGATTGTAGACACCGTTAAAAAAATTTCTGATGACGAATGTGAAGTTGTCAGTTTATATTATGGAAAAAATATTAAGACAGAGGATGCAGAAGCTTTTGCTGAAATGTTAGAAGATATTTTTCCAGATTTAGAAGTTGAGATTTATGCTGGTGGACAGCCACATTATCATTTATTGATTAGCGTTGAATAA
- a CDS encoding DegV family protein: protein MNNIHVVLDSTARIPAELLKQHKNLHKVSLKIRVADKEWNEDELPYQQLFAELDKAKTMPQTSQPPLGEFVELFQKLVDEDAEVIVITVSGALSGTAEGARTAARSVDAKKIHVIDSETADIGQLGIAEAALQMIAEGLDCVEIVQGLKDRVRATHTMILPDSLEHLHKGGRIGGAATLLGTILQIKPVLYLTEGKISVLDKVRTRKRAMNRMIDEIAKCERIEYVGVVHAGASEEDCLELKKRVQELYPYMKVTLTETSSVVAAHTGPKALALIYQEKL, encoded by the coding sequence GTGAATAATATTCATGTAGTTTTAGATAGTACTGCGAGAATTCCAGCAGAATTATTGAAACAACATAAAAACTTGCATAAAGTATCTTTAAAAATTAGAGTTGCCGATAAAGAGTGGAATGAAGATGAATTACCATATCAGCAGTTATTTGCTGAGTTAGATAAAGCGAAGACAATGCCACAAACTTCACAACCTCCACTTGGTGAGTTTGTAGAGTTATTTCAAAAGCTTGTTGATGAAGATGCAGAAGTCATCGTAATTACTGTTTCTGGAGCGCTCAGTGGTACAGCCGAAGGGGCACGAACTGCGGCGCGCAGTGTAGATGCGAAAAAAATTCATGTCATTGATTCGGAAACTGCCGATATTGGTCAGCTAGGAATAGCAGAAGCTGCACTTCAAATGATTGCAGAGGGGCTTGATTGTGTAGAAATTGTTCAAGGTCTAAAAGATAGAGTAAGAGCTACGCATACGATGATTTTACCTGATTCTTTGGAACATTTGCATAAAGGTGGTAGAATTGGCGGTGCCGCAACATTGCTTGGTACAATTTTGCAAATTAAACCAGTACTTTATTTAACCGAAGGAAAAATTTCGGTTTTAGATAAAGTAAGAACACGCAAACGTGCTATGAATCGAATGATTGATGAAATCGCAAAGTGTGAACGTATTGAATATGTTGGTGTAGTTCATGCTGGAGCATCTGAAGAAGATTGTTTAGAATTAAAAAAACGTGTACAGGAATTATATCCATATATGAAAGTTACGTTAACGGAGACTAGTTCAGTAGTAGCTGCACATACAGGGCCAAAAGCGTTAGCACTAATATATCAGGAAAAGTTATAG